The stretch of DNA GAAGCTGGTGGCAACTTTGACAGTATAGCCCTGTTTAATTCCTGCCATTGGGCATCAGACTTCACAGGAAAAGGCATGTCTTTCATGGCATCGAGAATTTTCCTCTGAAGAGCCAGTTCTGAACCGCAGGATGAGCATTCCTGAAAATGCCTGTAAACAGGATCATCGGGATTCCCGCCGGAGCGCATGGCATAAGCATGCAAATGTCTCATTGCCTCAGAACACTTCATACCTGATTCATTACCTTTTTCAGTTTTTTCCGCAATTCATCCCTGCCGTGAAACAACCTGCTTTTTACAGTTCCCAGGGGTACTTTGATTATTTCTGAAATTTCTTCCATCGTTCTGCCTTCAATGTCATGAAGAATCACTACAACGCGTTTGCGTATCTCCATAGAACTCAAAGCGATAGAGATCTGTTTACGAAGTTCTTCTTTCTCCACAAGTTCATTGTTTCCGGAGTCGGGAAGAAAATCGGGATCAAGCCTGTCAGCTTTGATTCCTGAATGCCTTTTTCGTAGAAACTGGATTGAAACATTGATAGCAATTCGGTAAAGCCAGGTAGTGAACTTGGATTTCCCCTCATAGTTGGATAAAGACTTGAAAAGCTCCACAAAGGTCTGCTGAACAGCATCATCAGCCTCCTCACAGGCTCCCAGGAAACGGTAGATCACCCTGTGCACCATTTCCTTGTGATTGAAGAACAGTTGTGAAAAAGAATGCTGGTCACCCCCCAGCGCCTGTTCTACAAGCTGCCTGTCACGTTCCACTGATATTTGTTTGCTCTCAGATGATTGAATGTTCAAAATATTCAACTCTGTTCAGTTTATTTTACCAAAGCAAACGGAATACAGAAGTAAAGAACTTATTCCGTACACTTTCCATAATCAACATTTCTCTCCCGAATTCCTTTTCCCGGTCACTTTTTCTCAGTATTGACAGTGTGGACTTGCCTGCCAAAAATTCTCTTTTTCAAAGCTTTATTTCTTGTAATCTGGAATCCTGATACAGTCCAGCCCAGAATCGCAGAATTGAGCAGGCTGATTCTAAGATAATTTGCGTTTCTGTACTGGTTATAGCTACTGTTGAATTTCTCCTGCGGTGTTCCTCTGGGAAGACGTTTATAGTCAAGATGAAGATTATGCTCGATTATCCATGAAGCAGCAGTGCAGAGTGTAAGTAAAGATGAACTGATTACCCAGGGTCTTACTCTATAGCCTTTATAACTCATCTCTGCCTGAAGAGAAGTCTCTTTACCGGCTGCAACAATAAGGGTATCTGTGAAAGTATAAAGGTGTTCTCTCTCCAGACGCACATTATAAACACCTTTCTCCAGAACCAGTT from Fibrobacter sp. encodes:
- a CDS encoding PEGA domain-containing protein — protein: MDELKGQECVAIVGGRIEEISGTPVINFHLSSTMDSEDEIKRIPLTNHSIDEVLDLLALKTRYFLEQNISGKVRISSVPLECDILLNGIKIGRTPAELVLEKGVYNVRLEREHLYTFTDTLIVAAGKETSLQAEMSYKGYRVRPWVISSSLLTLCTAASWIIEHNLHLDYKRLPRGTPQEKFNSSYNQYRNANYLRISLLNSAILGWTVSGFQITRNKALKKRIFGRQVHTVNTEKK
- a CDS encoding RNA polymerase sigma factor → MERDRQLVEQALGGDQHSFSQLFFNHKEMVHRVIYRFLGACEEADDAVQQTFVELFKSLSNYEGKSKFTTWLYRIAINVSIQFLRKRHSGIKADRLDPDFLPDSGNNELVEKEELRKQISIALSSMEIRKRVVVILHDIEGRTMEEISEIIKVPLGTVKSRLFHGRDELRKKLKKVMNQV